The following are from one region of the Muntiacus reevesi chromosome 3, mMunRee1.1, whole genome shotgun sequence genome:
- the LOC136162675 gene encoding olfactory receptor 1L4 isoform X2, with amino-acid sequence MELKNYSSSTADFILLGISSNPQMQKPLFAVFLVMYLITLVGNGLIILAIHSDSRLHTPMYFFLSNLSFMDICFTTVIVPKMLVNLLSETKSISYVGCLVQMYFFMAFANTDSYLLASMAIDRLVAICNPFHYDVVMSPRRCLLLLLGSCTISHLHSLLRVLLMSRLSFCASHIIKHFFCDTQPVLKLSCSDTSSSQMVVMTETLAVIATPFLCILFSYLRIIITVLKIPSVAGKWKAFSTCGSHLTVVVFFYGSVIYVYFRPLSMYSVVKDRVATVVYTIVTPMLNPFIYSLRNKDMKRGLRKLRDKIHS; translated from the coding sequence ATGGAGTTGAAGAACTACAGCAGCAGCACTGCAGACTTTATTCTCCTGGGCATCTCTTCCAACCCCCAGATGCAGAAACCCCTCTTTGCTGTCTTCCTCGTCATGTACCTGATCACCCTGGTGGGGAATGGACTCATCATCCTGGCCATCCACTCTGACTCCCGGCTCCACACCcctatgtactttttcctcagcaACCTGTCCTTCATGGATATCTGCTTCACAACTGTCATTGTCCCCAAAATGCTGGTGAACTTACTCTCAGAGACAAAGTCTATCTCCTATGTGGGGTGCCTGGTCCAGATGTACTTCTTCATGGCTTTTGCAAATACTGACAGCTACCTGCTGGCCTCAATGGCCATAGATCGGCTGGTAGCCATCTGCAACCCCTTCCATTATGATGTGGTCATGAGCCCACGGCGTTGCCTCCTCCTGTTGCTGGGTTCCTGCACCATCTCTCACCTGCACTCCTTGCTGCGTGTGTTACTCATGTCCCGCCTGTCTTTCTGTGCCTCCCACATCATCAAGCACTTCTTTTGTGATACCCAGCCTGTGCTCAAGCTCTCCTGCTCTGACACTTCATCCAGCCAGATGGTGGTCATGACCGAGACCCTGGCTGTCATTGCTACCCCTTTCCTGTGCATTCTCTTCTCCTACCTGAGAATCATCATCACTGTGCTCAAAATCCCTTCTGTGGCTGGGAAGTggaaggccttctccacctgtggctcccacctcacCGTGGTGGTTTTCTTCTATGGGAGTGTCATCTATGTGTATTTTAGGCCACTGTCCATGTACTCAGTGGTGAAGGACCGGGTAGCCACAGTTGTGTACACAATAGTGACACCCATGTTGAATCCTTttatctacagcctgaggaacaaagATATGAAGAGGGGTCTGAGGAAATTAAGGGACAAAATTCACTCATAG
- the LOC136162675 gene encoding olfactory receptor 1L4 isoform X1 — protein sequence MGRNSSTADFILLGISSNPQMQKPLFAVFLVMYLITLVGNGLIILAIHSDSRLHTPMYFFLSNLSFMDICFTTVIVPKMLVNLLSETKSISYVGCLVQMYFFMAFANTDSYLLASMAIDRLVAICNPFHYDVVMSPRRCLLLLLGSCTISHLHSLLRVLLMSRLSFCASHIIKHFFCDTQPVLKLSCSDTSSSQMVVMTETLAVIATPFLCILFSYLRIIITVLKIPSVAGKWKAFSTCGSHLTVVVFFYGSVIYVYFRPLSMYSVVKDRVATVVYTIVTPMLNPFIYSLRNKDMKRGLRKLRDKIHS from the exons atgggaaggaa CAGCAGCACTGCAGACTTTATTCTCCTGGGCATCTCTTCCAACCCCCAGATGCAGAAACCCCTCTTTGCTGTCTTCCTCGTCATGTACCTGATCACCCTGGTGGGGAATGGACTCATCATCCTGGCCATCCACTCTGACTCCCGGCTCCACACCcctatgtactttttcctcagcaACCTGTCCTTCATGGATATCTGCTTCACAACTGTCATTGTCCCCAAAATGCTGGTGAACTTACTCTCAGAGACAAAGTCTATCTCCTATGTGGGGTGCCTGGTCCAGATGTACTTCTTCATGGCTTTTGCAAATACTGACAGCTACCTGCTGGCCTCAATGGCCATAGATCGGCTGGTAGCCATCTGCAACCCCTTCCATTATGATGTGGTCATGAGCCCACGGCGTTGCCTCCTCCTGTTGCTGGGTTCCTGCACCATCTCTCACCTGCACTCCTTGCTGCGTGTGTTACTCATGTCCCGCCTGTCTTTCTGTGCCTCCCACATCATCAAGCACTTCTTTTGTGATACCCAGCCTGTGCTCAAGCTCTCCTGCTCTGACACTTCATCCAGCCAGATGGTGGTCATGACCGAGACCCTGGCTGTCATTGCTACCCCTTTCCTGTGCATTCTCTTCTCCTACCTGAGAATCATCATCACTGTGCTCAAAATCCCTTCTGTGGCTGGGAAGTggaaggccttctccacctgtggctcccacctcacCGTGGTGGTTTTCTTCTATGGGAGTGTCATCTATGTGTATTTTAGGCCACTGTCCATGTACTCAGTGGTGAAGGACCGGGTAGCCACAGTTGTGTACACAATAGTGACACCCATGTTGAATCCTTttatctacagcctgaggaacaaagATATGAAGAGGGGTCTGAGGAAATTAAGGGACAAAATTCACTCATAG